The following are from one region of the Georgenia sp. M64 genome:
- the yajC gene encoding preprotein translocase subunit YajC, with product MDPSILIFLALMLGMMWFISSRGKKQQAAARQKLEEALVPGTWVMTIGGFLGKIVDIDGDVITLESPSGVETIWNRTAIREAKEPPYASADEDEVEADGVVVVPDDAGALGGTPTAVDGTGTTGTGGLPPADRGPDGDHENPRP from the coding sequence ATGGATCCCTCGATCTTGATCTTCCTCGCCCTCATGCTCGGCATGATGTGGTTCATCAGCTCACGCGGGAAGAAGCAGCAGGCCGCCGCCCGGCAGAAGCTCGAGGAGGCGCTCGTCCCGGGCACGTGGGTCATGACGATCGGCGGTTTCCTCGGGAAGATCGTCGACATCGACGGCGACGTCATCACCCTGGAGAGCCCCTCCGGCGTGGAGACCATCTGGAACCGGACCGCGATCCGGGAGGCCAAGGAGCCCCCGTACGCCTCCGCCGACGAGGACGAGGTCGAGGCCGACGGCGTCGTCGTCGTCCCCGACGACGCCGGTGCCCTGGGTGGCACGCCGACGGCCGTCGACGGCACGGGCACCACCGGGACCGGCGGGCTGCCCCCGGCCGACCGTGGCCCGGACGGCGACCACGAGAACCCGCGCCCCTGA
- the ruvB gene encoding Holliday junction branch migration DNA helicase RuvB, with protein MADAREVVDAAADDLERAAEAALRPRRLADFVGQEVVRDQLSLLLDAANARQSPPDHVLLSGPPGLGKTTLAMIIAAEVEGSLRLTSGPAIQHAGDLAAILSSLQDRDVLFIDEIHRLARPAEEMLYLAMEDYRVDVIVGKGPGATSIPLSLPPFTVVGATTRAGLLPAPLRDRFGFTGHLEFYSPAELERVLRRSAGLLGAPLHDDAATELASRSRGTPRIANRLLRRVQDFAQVRGSGELDLAAAHGALDVFEVDRLGLDRLDRAVLQALCSRFGGGPVGLTTLAVTVGEEPETVETVAEPFLVREGLIVRTPRGRMATPAAYDHLGLDRPGDGLLFV; from the coding sequence GTGGCTGACGCCCGCGAGGTGGTCGACGCCGCGGCGGACGACCTCGAACGGGCCGCCGAGGCCGCGCTGCGCCCCCGCCGGCTGGCCGACTTCGTGGGTCAGGAGGTCGTGCGCGACCAGCTCTCCCTCCTCCTCGACGCCGCGAACGCGCGCCAGAGCCCGCCCGACCACGTCCTGCTGTCCGGCCCGCCCGGGCTGGGCAAGACCACCCTGGCGATGATCATCGCCGCCGAGGTCGAGGGCTCCCTGCGGCTGACGTCCGGCCCCGCCATCCAGCACGCCGGCGACCTCGCCGCGATCCTGTCGTCCCTCCAGGACCGGGACGTGCTGTTCATCGACGAGATCCACCGCCTCGCCCGCCCCGCCGAGGAGATGCTCTACCTGGCGATGGAGGACTACCGGGTCGACGTCATCGTCGGCAAGGGACCCGGCGCCACGTCGATCCCGCTCAGCCTCCCGCCGTTCACGGTGGTCGGCGCCACCACCCGCGCCGGCCTGCTGCCGGCCCCGCTGCGGGACCGGTTCGGGTTCACCGGCCACCTCGAGTTCTACTCACCCGCCGAGCTCGAGCGGGTCCTGCGGCGCAGCGCGGGCCTGCTCGGCGCGCCCCTGCACGACGACGCCGCCACCGAGCTCGCCTCCCGCTCGCGGGGCACCCCGCGCATCGCCAACCGCCTCCTGCGCCGGGTGCAGGACTTCGCCCAGGTGCGCGGCAGCGGCGAGCTCGACCTCGCCGCCGCCCACGGGGCCCTGGACGTCTTCGAGGTCGACCGGCTCGGCCTGGACCGGCTCGACCGCGCCGTGCTGCAGGCCCTGTGCAGCCGATTCGGCGGCGGGCCGGTGGGCCTGACCACCCTCGCGGTGACCGTGGGGGAGGAGCCTGAGACCGTCGAGACCGTCGCCGAGCCGTTCCTCGTGCGCGAGGGGCTGATCGTGCGCACGCCCCGCGGCCGGATGGCCACGCCGGCCGCCTACGACCACCTCGGGCTCGACCGGCCCGGCGACGGCCTCCTCTTCGTCTGA
- the ruvA gene encoding Holliday junction branch migration protein RuvA codes for MIAAVTGTVETVTLDRAVVTVGGVGMLVHATPTTLAGLRVGDRARLATTLVVREDSLTLFGFADDDEREVFETLQTVSGVGPRLALAMLAVHTPDGLRRAVAAEDLAALQRVPGIGRKGAQRIVLEVGTKLGAPGGTGAEPAPAPAVADGAPDVVEALVQLGWTEKVAAGAVDSVLAADDAPSDVPAILRAALQSLGGQRRG; via the coding sequence ATGATCGCCGCCGTCACCGGCACCGTCGAGACCGTCACGCTCGACCGGGCCGTGGTCACCGTGGGCGGGGTGGGCATGCTCGTCCACGCCACGCCCACCACGTTGGCCGGGCTGCGTGTGGGTGACCGGGCCCGCCTGGCGACCACGCTCGTGGTGCGCGAGGACTCCCTCACCCTGTTCGGCTTCGCCGACGACGACGAGCGGGAGGTCTTCGAGACCCTCCAGACCGTCTCCGGCGTCGGGCCGCGCCTGGCGCTGGCGATGCTGGCCGTGCACACCCCCGACGGTCTGCGACGCGCCGTCGCGGCGGAGGACCTCGCCGCCCTGCAGCGGGTGCCCGGCATCGGCCGCAAGGGGGCCCAGCGCATCGTCCTCGAGGTCGGGACGAAGCTCGGTGCCCCGGGCGGGACGGGCGCGGAGCCGGCCCCGGCACCGGCCGTCGCCGACGGAGCCCCGGACGTCGTCGAGGCCCTCGTCCAGCTGGGCTGGACCGAGAAGGTCGCCGCCGGGGCGGTCGACTCCGTCCTGGCCGCCGACGACGCACCCTCGGACGTCCCGGCAATCCTGCGGGCGGCGCTGCAGAGCCTGGGCGGGCAGCGCCGTGGCTGA
- the ruvC gene encoding crossover junction endodeoxyribonuclease RuvC encodes MRILGVDPGMTRCGLGVVDTAAGRRVHLVEVGVVRTAAELSPHLRLLAVAEEIERWLTTLRPDVVAVERVFAQANVRSVTGTSQVAGVAMLAAARAHLPLALHTPSEVKAAVTGNGRAEKAQVQEMVMRILGLAERPRPADAADALALAICHAWRGGGTGSAVRAQYGGADTLPRATGAGLTPAQRAWAEAERSARRAGAVAPNM; translated from the coding sequence GTGCGCATCCTCGGAGTCGACCCCGGCATGACCCGGTGCGGTCTCGGCGTCGTCGACACCGCCGCCGGCCGGCGGGTGCACCTCGTCGAGGTCGGCGTGGTGCGAACGGCGGCGGAGCTGTCACCGCACCTGCGCCTGCTCGCCGTCGCCGAGGAGATCGAGCGCTGGCTGACGACGCTGCGCCCGGACGTCGTCGCGGTCGAGCGGGTGTTCGCCCAGGCAAACGTGCGGTCGGTCACCGGGACGTCCCAGGTGGCCGGCGTGGCCATGCTCGCCGCCGCCCGGGCGCACCTGCCGTTGGCGCTGCACACGCCGAGCGAGGTCAAGGCCGCGGTGACGGGCAACGGCCGGGCGGAGAAGGCCCAGGTCCAGGAGATGGTCATGCGCATCCTGGGCCTCGCCGAGCGGCCGCGCCCCGCCGACGCCGCCGACGCCCTGGCCCTGGCCATCTGCCACGCCTGGCGCGGCGGCGGGACGGGCTCGGCGGTGCGCGCCCAGTACGGCGGCGCGGACACTCTGCCCCGCGCCACCGGGGCCGGCCTCACGCCGGCCCAGCGCGCGTGGGCCGAGGCCGAGCGATCGGCGCGCCGGGCCGGTGCCGTCGCACCCAACATGTAG
- a CDS encoding YebC/PmpR family DNA-binding transcriptional regulator, whose translation MSGHSKWATTKHKKAAIDAKRGKLFARMIKNIEVAARTGGGDPAGNPTLFDAIQKAKKSSVPADNIDRAVKRGSGAETGGADYETIMYEGYAPGGVAVLVECLTDNRNRAASDVRVAFTRNGGNLADPGSVSYLFNRRGVVTLPKAGGLTEDDVLAAVLDAGAEEVNDLGDSFEVLSEATDVVAVRTALQDAGIEYDSAEAQFVPSMEVEVDLDGARKVLRLIDALEDSDDVQNVFANFDASDEVMAALDEED comes from the coding sequence GTGTCCGGTCACTCCAAGTGGGCCACCACCAAGCACAAGAAGGCGGCAATCGACGCCAAGCGGGGCAAGCTCTTCGCGCGGATGATCAAGAACATCGAGGTGGCCGCGCGCACCGGCGGCGGTGACCCGGCCGGCAACCCCACGCTCTTCGACGCCATCCAGAAGGCGAAGAAGTCGTCCGTGCCGGCCGACAACATCGACCGTGCCGTCAAGCGCGGCTCCGGCGCGGAGACCGGTGGGGCGGACTACGAGACGATCATGTACGAGGGCTACGCCCCCGGCGGCGTCGCCGTCCTCGTCGAGTGCCTCACGGACAACCGCAACCGCGCGGCCTCCGACGTGCGCGTGGCGTTCACCCGCAACGGCGGCAACCTCGCCGACCCCGGCTCGGTGTCGTACCTGTTCAACCGCCGCGGCGTGGTCACCCTGCCCAAGGCCGGCGGGCTCACCGAGGACGACGTCCTCGCCGCCGTCCTCGACGCCGGCGCCGAGGAGGTCAACGACCTCGGCGACTCCTTCGAGGTGCTCTCCGAGGCCACCGACGTCGTCGCCGTGCGGACCGCCCTGCAGGACGCGGGGATCGAGTACGACTCCGCCGAGGCGCAGTTTGTGCCCTCCATGGAGGTCGAGGTGGACCTCGACGGCGCCCGCAAGGTCCTGCGCCTCATCGACGCCCTCGAGGACAGCGACGACGTCCAGAACGTCTTCGCCAACTTCGACGCCTCCGACGAGGTCATGGCGGCGCTCGACGAGGAGGACTGA